In Campylobacter sp. 2014D-0216, the following proteins share a genomic window:
- the napA gene encoding periplasmic nitrate reductase subunit alpha gives MNRRDFIKNTAIASACGVAGLSVPSSVLANTENKWRWDKAVCRFCGTGCGILVASLDGKIVAVKGDPAAPVNRGLNCIKGYFNAKIMYGEDRLVTPLLRVNAKGEFDKKGKFQQVSWQRAFDEMEKQFKNAYKEKGTEGIGIFASGQYTIQEGYAAAKLVKAGFRSNNIDPNARHCMASAVVGFMQTFGVDEPSGCYDDIELTDTIITWGANMAEMHPILWSRVSDRKLSNLDQVKIVNLSTFSNRTSHIADTEIIFKPNTDLAIWNYIAREIVYNHPEAMDKEFIEKHCIFTTGYADIGYGMRNNPNHPKFKASEKDTVAKQNAIVLDEEEAISLAYLGVKAGDKFEMKHQGAPDAHWEISFEDFKKALEPYTLDYVAKVAKGNEDESIEDFKKKLQELANLYIEKNRKVVSFWTMGFNQHTRGTWVNEQAYMVHFLLGKQAKPGNGAFSLTGQPSACGTAREVGTFSHRLPADMVVANPKHRAISEKIWKVPAKTINPKPGAPYLKIMRDLEDGNIKFAWVQVNNPWQNTANANHWIAAAREMDNFIVVSDCYPGISAKVADLILPSAMIYEKWGAYGNAERRTQHWKQQVLPVGEAMSDTWQIMEFAKRFKLKEVWGETKVNDKLTLPSVLEEAKAMGYSEDDTLFDVLFANKEAKTFKAKDNIAKGFDNSEVLGDERKVIGSDGKEFNGYGFFVQKYLWEEYRKFGLGHGHDLADFDTYHKVRGLRWPVVNGKETQWRFNTKFDYYAKKAAPNSDFAFYGDFAKELPKGDLLAPQTKEKYSLKNKVKIFFRPFMKAPERPSKEYPFWLSTGRVLEHWHSGTMTMRVPELFRAVPEALCYMNEDDAKAMHINQGDIVWVESRRGKVKARVDFRGRNKPSKGLVYVPWFDENVYINKVTLDATCPLSNQTDFKKCAVKITKA, from the coding sequence ATGAACAGAAGGGACTTCATTAAAAATACCGCTATTGCTAGTGCTTGTGGTGTTGCGGGTCTTAGTGTTCCAAGTAGTGTACTTGCAAATACTGAGAATAAATGGCGTTGGGATAAAGCCGTTTGTAGATTTTGTGGTACAGGCTGTGGAATTTTAGTTGCAAGTTTAGATGGTAAAATCGTTGCCGTAAAAGGCGATCCAGCAGCTCCGGTAAATCGTGGATTAAATTGTATTAAAGGTTATTTTAATGCAAAAATCATGTATGGAGAAGACCGTTTAGTTACACCTTTACTTCGTGTTAATGCTAAGGGTGAATTCGACAAAAAAGGAAAATTCCAACAAGTTTCTTGGCAAAGGGCCTTTGATGAAATGGAAAAACAATTCAAAAATGCCTATAAAGAAAAAGGAACTGAGGGTATTGGAATTTTTGCAAGCGGCCAATATACCATACAAGAAGGATATGCTGCAGCTAAACTTGTAAAAGCTGGTTTTAGATCAAATAATATAGACCCAAATGCACGTCACTGTATGGCTAGTGCTGTTGTTGGTTTTATGCAAACTTTTGGAGTAGATGAACCTTCTGGATGTTATGATGATATAGAACTTACTGATACTATCATTACTTGGGGTGCAAATATGGCAGAAATGCATCCGATTTTGTGGTCAAGGGTAAGTGATAGAAAATTAAGCAATTTAGATCAAGTTAAAATTGTAAATTTATCTACTTTCTCTAATAGAACTTCTCATATTGCTGATACAGAGATTATTTTTAAACCAAATACGGATTTGGCTATTTGGAATTATATTGCTAGAGAAATTGTTTATAACCACCCTGAGGCAATGGATAAAGAATTTATCGAAAAACATTGTATTTTTACCACAGGTTATGCTGATATTGGTTATGGAATGAGAAATAATCCAAACCATCCTAAATTTAAAGCAAGTGAAAAAGATACAGTTGCAAAGCAAAACGCAATTGTTTTAGATGAAGAAGAAGCAATTTCTTTGGCTTATTTGGGAGTAAAAGCAGGTGATAAATTTGAAATGAAACACCAAGGTGCTCCTGATGCGCATTGGGAAATTTCTTTTGAAGATTTTAAGAAAGCTTTGGAGCCTTATACGCTTGATTATGTTGCAAAAGTTGCTAAGGGAAATGAAGATGAAAGCATAGAAGATTTCAAGAAAAAACTTCAAGAATTAGCTAATCTTTATATAGAAAAAAATAGAAAAGTTGTAAGTTTTTGGACTATGGGCTTTAACCAACACACAAGAGGTACTTGGGTGAATGAGCAAGCTTATATGGTGCATTTTTTACTTGGTAAACAAGCTAAGCCAGGTAATGGAGCATTTTCGCTGACAGGACAGCCAAGTGCTTGTGGAACAGCAAGAGAAGTTGGGACTTTTTCACACCGTTTACCTGCTGATATGGTGGTGGCAAACCCTAAACATAGAGCTATTAGTGAAAAAATTTGGAAAGTACCTGCAAAAACGATCAATCCAAAACCAGGTGCACCGTATTTGAAGATCATGAGAGATTTAGAAGATGGAAATATCAAATTTGCTTGGGTGCAAGTAAACAATCCTTGGCAAAATACAGCTAATGCAAACCACTGGATAGCAGCAGCAAGAGAAATGGATAATTTTATTGTTGTGAGTGATTGTTACCCAGGAATTAGTGCTAAAGTGGCTGATTTGATTTTACCAAGTGCAATGATTTATGAAAAATGGGGAGCTTATGGTAATGCTGAAAGAAGAACCCAGCATTGGAAGCAACAAGTATTACCTGTAGGTGAGGCTATGAGTGATACTTGGCAAATTATGGAATTTGCAAAACGCTTTAAACTAAAAGAAGTTTGGGGTGAAACTAAGGTAAATGATAAGCTTACTTTACCAAGCGTTTTGGAAGAAGCAAAAGCTATGGGTTATAGCGAAGATGATACTTTATTTGATGTGTTATTTGCAAATAAAGAAGCAAAAACTTTTAAAGCTAAGGATAATATCGCTAAAGGTTTTGATAATTCTGAAGTTTTAGGTGATGAGAGAAAAGTCATAGGTAGCGATGGTAAAGAATTTAACGGCTATGGGTTTTTTGTGCAAAAGTATTTATGGGAAGAATATCGCAAATTTGGTTTAGGTCATGGACATGATTTAGCTGATTTTGACACTTATCATAAAGTAAGAGGCTTAAGATGGCCTGTGGTTAATGGTAAAGAAACTCAATGGAGATTTAATACTAAATTTGACTATTACGCTAAAAAAGCTGCTCCAAATTCAGATTTTGCATTTTATGGAGATTTTGCAAAAGAACTACCAAAAGGAGACTTGCTAGCTCCGCAAACTAAAGAAAAATACAGCTTAAAAAATAAAGTAAAAATTTTCTTTAGACCATTCATGAAAGCACCTGAAAGACCAAGCAAAGAGTATCCATTCTGGTTGTCTACTGGTAGGGTTTTAGAGCACTGGCATAGTGGAACAATGACTATGAGAGTTCCTGAGCTTTTCCGTGCAGTTCCTGAAGCGCTTTG
- the flgG gene encoding flagellar basal-body rod protein FlgG, which produces MLRSLYTAASGMVSQQTQIDVTSNNISNVNTVGYKKSRAEFADLMYQTMKYAGTSTSSTTKHPSGIEVGLGSRVTAISKIFSEGSLKQTSTSGLDMAIAGNNGFFQIQMPDGTIAYTRNGQFTKDAEGNIVNSDGYRLLPEMTIPEDAIAINVASDGTVSVMQPGNTAETQIGQIELVNFINPAGLHALGDNLLVETDASGAPIAGIAGENGFSMIKHGFVELSNVQLVEEMTDLITGQRAYEAGSKAITTSDDMLGIVNQLKR; this is translated from the coding sequence ATGTTAAGATCATTATATACAGCAGCGTCAGGGATGGTATCGCAACAAACACAAATTGATGTTACATCAAACAATATTTCAAATGTTAACACAGTGGGTTATAAAAAATCTCGTGCAGAATTTGCAGATTTGATGTATCAAACAATGAAATACGCAGGTACTTCAACTTCAAGCACCACTAAACATCCAAGTGGTATTGAAGTAGGTCTTGGATCAAGAGTAACGGCGATAAGTAAAATTTTTAGCGAAGGTAGTTTAAAACAAACTTCAACTTCAGGACTTGATATGGCGATTGCGGGTAATAATGGCTTTTTTCAAATTCAAATGCCAGATGGGACAATCGCTTATACAAGAAATGGACAATTTACCAAAGATGCTGAAGGAAATATTGTAAATTCAGATGGTTATAGACTTTTACCAGAAATGACTATACCTGAAGATGCTATCGCAATCAATGTTGCAAGCGATGGGACGGTTTCTGTAATGCAACCAGGTAATACCGCTGAAACTCAAATAGGACAAATTGAACTTGTGAATTTTATCAATCCAGCAGGCTTGCACGCATTAGGAGATAACCTTTTAGTAGAAACTGATGCAAGTGGTGCACCTATAGCGGGGATCGCAGGTGAAAATGGTTTTTCTATGATTAAGCATGGATTTGTTGAACTTAGTAACGTACAGCTTGTAGAGGAAATGACTGATCTTATTACAGGTCAAAGAGCCTATGAAGCAGGTTCTAAAGCAATCACAACAAGTGATGATATGCTTGGTATAGTAAATCAATTAAAACGCTAG
- a CDS encoding flagellar hook-basal body protein: MQNGYYQATGAMVTQFNRLDVVTNNLANVNTSGYKRDNVVIADFKRIFKETQDELPIENHTRDAARFVNTTIDRVPQINHVYTNFSVGSMKMTHNPLDLALTREDTFYLIKTNNGEVRLSQDGNFQLDDEGYLVNRQGYRVLSSDYFNNPENDGIRVGDSTSFINVDKNGMISASNQNIARLFIAQVDDLRDLQKDGDNMYKIDNLNKIRDLPNSSAVKQGFTQGSNVNPVTEMVGLIEANRMVEMYQKVMTSHMDDLNQEAINKLASTK, encoded by the coding sequence ATGCAAAATGGTTATTATCAAGCTACTGGTGCTATGGTTACGCAATTTAATCGCTTAGATGTGGTAACTAATAACTTAGCAAATGTTAACACAAGTGGTTATAAAAGAGATAATGTTGTTATTGCAGATTTTAAAAGGATTTTTAAAGAAACTCAAGATGAGTTGCCTATAGAAAATCACACAAGAGATGCTGCAAGGTTTGTTAATACAACTATAGATAGAGTGCCGCAAATTAATCATGTTTACACTAATTTTAGTGTGGGTTCTATGAAAATGACACACAATCCTTTAGATTTGGCTCTTACTCGTGAAGACACTTTTTATTTAATCAAAACCAATAATGGCGAGGTAAGATTAAGCCAAGATGGTAATTTTCAACTAGATGATGAAGGATATTTGGTAAATCGTCAAGGTTATAGAGTCTTAAGTAGCGATTATTTTAATAATCCTGAAAATGATGGTATACGCGTGGGTGATTCTACTTCTTTTATTAATGTAGATAAAAATGGAATGATAAGTGCTTCTAATCAAAACATCGCAAGATTATTTATAGCGCAGGTTGATGATTTAAGAGATTTGCAAAAAGATGGCGATAATATGTATAAAATTGATAATTTAAATAAAATTAGAGATTTGCCTAATTCTAGTGCTGTAAAGCAAGGTTTTACCCAAGGTTCAAATGTTAATCCTGTTACAGAAATGGTAGGATTAATAGAGGCAAATAGAATGGTTGAGATGTATCAAAAAGTTATGACATCTCATATGGATGATTTAAACCAAGAAGCTATTAATAAGCTAGCAAGTACTAAATAA
- the rpoD gene encoding RNA polymerase sigma factor RpoD encodes MATETNVLEELFKENSKDYITYEKLVKYFAKLPNATSAKKIRDLMEKYKVELISSAEIAKKRNLEEAKKLQEEKQKLQDTSLENEFDLANENDLLEWSRSDSPVRMYLREMGQIALLNKDEEIEISKKIELGEDIIIDAFCSVPYLIDFILDYKEPLINRERRVKELFKSFEDDDKSDDDKSDDEVDHEDDGEHEEGENSNEKKPKKTSKKEDERTLKVIESFKALEKAKKEWLKTISTINAEKNNDELLDKLIIAFKKNILKEKLMDLGPTSKLISEIVKSMETALKSDEEFDKELKRLEYRLPMFSDELKQRHQDILKDITKLSKEEIAERALETTMVSTYMEIKKLIQTKEASQNSFDLEKDQLKEILEQIKRGKKISDEAKTRMAKSNLRLVVSIAKRYTNRGLPFLDLIQEGNIGLMKAVDKFEYKRGYKFSTYATWWIRQAISRAIADQARTIRIPIHMIETINQINKIIREYLQKEGKEPDVSIIAKEVGLSVDKVKQVIKITKEPISLEAPISNEDDGKFGDFVEDRTSISPMDHILKDDLKEQIDEVLDQLNDREKAVIRMRFGLMDDESDRTLEEIGKELNVTRERVRQIESSAIKKLKHPKVGRKLKNYIEGWK; translated from the coding sequence ATGGCTACTGAAACTAATGTTTTAGAAGAACTTTTTAAAGAAAATTCAAAAGATTATATCACATATGAAAAACTTGTCAAGTATTTTGCCAAACTTCCTAATGCAACAAGTGCTAAAAAAATCCGTGATTTAATGGAAAAATACAAAGTAGAACTAATTTCCTCAGCAGAAATTGCCAAAAAAAGAAATTTAGAAGAAGCAAAAAAACTACAAGAAGAAAAACAAAAACTACAAGATACAAGCTTAGAAAACGAATTTGATTTAGCCAATGAGAATGATTTGTTAGAATGGAGCAGATCAGACTCTCCTGTAAGAATGTATTTAAGAGAAATGGGACAAATTGCTCTTTTAAATAAAGACGAAGAAATTGAAATTTCTAAAAAAATTGAACTAGGTGAAGATATTATCATTGATGCATTTTGCTCAGTGCCTTATTTGATTGATTTTATTTTAGATTACAAAGAACCTTTAATCAATAGAGAAAGAAGAGTTAAAGAACTTTTTAAAAGTTTTGAAGATGATGATAAAAGCGATGATGATAAAAGCGATGATGAAGTAGATCATGAAGATGATGGCGAACACGAAGAAGGTGAAAATTCAAACGAAAAAAAACCCAAAAAAACTAGCAAAAAAGAAGATGAGAGAACTTTAAAAGTTATAGAAAGTTTTAAAGCTCTAGAAAAAGCAAAAAAAGAGTGGCTCAAAACTATTTCTACCATTAATGCAGAAAAAAACAACGATGAGTTGCTAGATAAACTAATCATCGCCTTTAAGAAAAATATACTAAAAGAAAAATTAATGGATCTAGGTCCTACTTCAAAACTCATTTCTGAGATCGTAAAATCCATGGAAACTGCATTAAAAAGCGATGAAGAATTTGACAAAGAATTAAAACGTCTAGAGTATCGTTTACCGATGTTTTCAGATGAACTTAAACAAAGACACCAAGATATTTTAAAAGATATTACTAAGCTTAGCAAAGAAGAAATCGCTGAACGTGCCTTAGAAACAACCATGGTTAGCACTTATATGGAAATCAAAAAATTAATCCAAACCAAAGAAGCTAGTCAAAATTCTTTTGATTTGGAAAAAGATCAACTAAAAGAAATTCTAGAACAAATCAAACGTGGTAAAAAAATCTCAGATGAAGCTAAAACAAGAATGGCTAAATCAAATTTACGTTTGGTTGTAAGTATTGCCAAAAGATATACTAACCGCGGTTTACCGTTTTTAGATCTAATCCAAGAAGGCAATATAGGCCTAATGAAAGCGGTGGATAAATTTGAATACAAACGTGGATATAAGTTTTCAACTTATGCAACTTGGTGGATTAGACAAGCCATTTCAAGAGCCATTGCTGATCAAGCAAGAACAATTAGAATTCCTATTCATATGATAGAAACTATCAACCAAATCAATAAAATCATTCGCGAATATTTACAAAAAGAAGGTAAAGAGCCTGATGTAAGTATCATCGCTAAAGAAGTAGGTCTTAGCGTGGATAAGGTAAAACAAGTGATTAAAATCACCAAAGAGCCAATTTCACTTGAAGCACCTATTAGCAATGAAGATGATGGCAAATTTGGAGATTTTGTAGAAGATAGAACTTCAATTTCTCCTATGGATCATATCTTAAAAGATGATTTAAAAGAACAAATTGATGAAGTTTTAGACCAACTTAACGATAGAGAAAAAGCTGTTATTAGAATGCGCTTTGGCTTGATGGATGATGAGAGCGATAGAACCTTAGAAGAAATTGGCAAAGAGTTGAATGTTACAAGAGAAAGAGTAAGACAAATAGAAAGCTCAGCGATCAAAAAACTTAAACATCCAAAAGTTGGTAGAAAACTGAAAAATTATATAGAAGGTTGGAAATAA
- a CDS encoding RNA degradosome polyphosphate kinase encodes MQIQPSMYINRELSWLAFNSRVLDQCSKDLPLLEKLKFIAIYCTNLDEFYMIRIAGLKQLFVAGISITSNDEMTPLAQLKAIRNYLHEEKYVVEQYFTKITQELERENLFIRSYEELDEDLKQQCKEHFFSNIFPVIVPIAVDATHPFPHLNNLSFSLAVKLCDPMHPELLKFGMIRIPRVLPRFYQVSSNIYVPIESIVRHHTEHIFPGYKLLSSAAFRVTRNADMEIEEEEADDFMLILEQGLKLRRKGAFIRLQIEKGADEQLIDFLSSHMNIFHKDIYEYSILLNLPSLWQIISNKEFTHLLSPVYTPKILPPFGDNVSIFSAIDKQDILAIQPYESFEPVYQFIKEASKDPKVVSIRMTLYRVEKNSSIVQALIDAASEGKQVTVMVELKARFDEENNLHWAKSLENAGAHVIYGITGFKVHAKVAQVIRKEGDKLKIYNHLSTGNYNASSAKIYTDVSYFTSKEEYSQDTTTFFHILSGYSKSRRLKTLSMSPKQIKERILDMIATEASYGENGMIIAKMNALVDGEVIEALYNASNKGVKIELIVRGICCLRPGVKGYSENIKVRSIVGKYLEHARILYFKHTAPNYFISSADWMPRNLERRLELMTPIFDEYSRAKLAQILKLQLSDNDLAYELDSEGRYRKIILNEEKVNNSQQTLEEYIGRIFNTLKKDTDHSRAAHLATKLFRDN; translated from the coding sequence ATGCAAATTCAACCATCGATGTATATTAATAGAGAGCTTTCTTGGTTGGCCTTTAACTCTCGTGTTTTAGATCAATGCTCCAAAGATCTTCCTTTACTTGAAAAGTTAAAATTTATTGCTATATATTGTACTAATTTAGATGAATTTTATATGATAAGAATTGCGGGTTTAAAACAGCTTTTTGTTGCAGGTATTAGTATTACAAGCAACGATGAGATGACTCCGCTTGCACAACTTAAGGCGATTAGAAATTATTTGCATGAAGAAAAATACGTAGTAGAGCAGTATTTTACCAAAATCACCCAAGAGCTAGAAAGAGAAAATTTATTTATTCGTTCTTATGAGGAACTTGATGAGGATTTAAAGCAACAATGCAAAGAGCATTTTTTTTCTAATATTTTTCCGGTTATTGTGCCTATTGCAGTTGATGCAACTCATCCTTTTCCGCATTTGAATAATCTTTCTTTTTCTTTGGCGGTGAAACTTTGTGATCCGATGCATCCTGAACTTTTGAAATTTGGCATGATCCGTATACCTAGGGTTTTGCCAAGATTTTATCAAGTGAGTTCTAATATTTATGTGCCTATAGAAAGTATAGTGCGTCATCACACAGAGCATATTTTTCCCGGTTATAAGCTTTTATCATCTGCTGCTTTTAGGGTTACTAGAAATGCAGATATGGAGATAGAAGAAGAAGAGGCTGATGATTTTATGTTGATTTTGGAGCAGGGGTTGAAGCTTCGTAGAAAAGGTGCTTTTATACGTTTGCAGATAGAAAAAGGCGCAGATGAGCAACTTATAGATTTTTTAAGTTCTCATATGAATATTTTTCATAAGGATATTTATGAATACAGCATACTTTTAAATTTGCCATCACTATGGCAAATCATCTCCAATAAAGAGTTTACTCATTTGTTAAGTCCAGTTTATACGCCAAAAATCTTACCACCTTTTGGAGACAATGTGTCTATTTTTAGTGCGATAGATAAACAAGATATTTTAGCTATACAGCCTTATGAGAGTTTTGAGCCTGTGTATCAGTTTATCAAAGAAGCAAGTAAAGATCCTAAGGTAGTTTCTATAAGAATGACACTTTATAGAGTGGAAAAAAACTCTAGCATTGTTCAAGCTTTGATTGATGCTGCAAGTGAAGGTAAGCAAGTTACTGTGATGGTGGAATTAAAGGCGCGCTTTGATGAAGAAAATAACTTGCACTGGGCAAAATCACTAGAAAATGCTGGTGCGCATGTGATATATGGGATTACAGGTTTTAAAGTTCATGCAAAAGTAGCGCAAGTGATTAGAAAAGAAGGGGATAAGTTAAAAATTTATAACCATCTTAGCACAGGAAATTATAACGCAAGTTCGGCAAAAATTTATACAGATGTGAGTTATTTTACTTCTAAGGAAGAATACTCACAAGATACGACAACTTTTTTTCATATCCTTTCAGGGTATAGCAAAAGTCGCCGTTTAAAAACTTTATCGATGAGTCCAAAGCAAATTAAAGAAAGAATTTTAGATATGATAGCTACAGAAGCAAGCTATGGTGAAAATGGAATGATTATAGCAAAAATGAATGCTTTGGTAGATGGGGAAGTGATTGAAGCTTTATATAATGCCTCTAATAAAGGTGTAAAAATAGAACTAATTGTGCGTGGAATTTGTTGCTTAAGACCTGGAGTTAAAGGTTATAGTGAAAATATAAAAGTTAGAAGTATAGTAGGAAAATACTTAGAGCATGCTAGAATTTTATACTTTAAACACACAGCGCCTAATTATTTCATTTCAAGTGCTGATTGGATGCCGAGAAATTTAGAAAGAAGATTGGAGCTAATGACTCCTATTTTTGATGAATATTCTCGTGCAAAATTGGCTCAAATTTTGAAATTACAATTAAGCGATAATGATCTTGCATATGAGTTAGATAGCGAAGGAAGATATCGTAAAATTATTTTAAATGAAGAAAAGGTTAATAATTCACAACAAACACTAGAAGAATATATCGGTAGAATTTTTAATACGCTGAAAAAAGATACCGATCACAGTAGGGCAGCACATTTAGCGACAAAGCTTTTTAGGGATAACTAA